The following are encoded together in the Odocoileus virginianus isolate 20LAN1187 ecotype Illinois chromosome 28, Ovbor_1.2, whole genome shotgun sequence genome:
- the ST14 gene encoding suppressor of tumorigenicity 14 protein isoform X3: MDGCEEGVEFLPANNSRKVEKGGPRRWVVLVAVLAAFLALSLLAGLLAWHFQDRNVRVQKIFNGYLSVRNENFLDAYENSNSTEFANLAKKVKEALKFLYSGIPVLGPYYKTSTVTAFSEGSVIAYYWSEFDIPKHLVKEAEQAMAEKRMVTVPPRARSMSSFVMTSVVAFPSDPRIAQNTQDNSCSFALHAQGSEPTRFSTPGFPDSPYPSHARCQWTLRGDADSVLSLTFRSFDVSTCDERGSDLVMVYDTLSPVEPRAVVQLCGTYPPSYNLTFLSSQNVLLITLVTSTKRRHPGFEAVFFQLPRMSSCGGYLRAAQGTFNSPYYPGHYPPNVNCTWHIEVPSNKNVKVRFKAFFLQEPNVPVGSCTKDYVEINGEKYCGERPQFVASSRSNKITVHFHSDQSYTDTGFLAEFLSFDAHDPCPGSFMCNTGRCIRKELRCDGWADCTDYSDELDCKCNATYQFTCRDKFCKPLFWVCDSVKDCEDGSDEEGCSCPPDAFKCDNGRCLPQSQQCDRKDDCGDGSDEAKCQDVKVVTCTKHTYRCLNGLCVDKSNPQCDGNEDCADGSDEKDCDCGRRSFTRQSRVVGGENSDQGEWPWQVSLHALGQGHLCGASLISPSWMVSAAHCFIDNRGFRYSEHSVWTAYLGLHDQSKRSAPGVQERGLQRIITHPFFNDFTYDYDIALLQLDRPVEYSATIRPICLPAADHTFPTGKAIWVTGWGHTQEAGQGAMILQKGEIRVINQTTCEHLLPQQITPRMICVGYLSGGVDACQGDSGGPLSSPEADGRMFQAGVVSWGEGCAQRNKPGVYTRLPVFRDWIKEQIGV; this comes from the exons ATGGATGGCTGTGAGGAGGGCGTGGAGTTCTTGCCGGCCAACAACAGCAGGAAGGTGGAGAAGGGCGGCCCGCGGCGGTGGGTGGTTCTGGTGGCCGTGCTGGCCGCCTTCCTGGCGCTGTCCCTCCTGGCGGGGCTCCTGGCGTGGCACTTCCAGG ACCGGAACGTGCGAGTCCAGAAGATCTTCAACGGCTACCTGAGTGTCCGGAACGAGAACTTCCTGGATGCCTACGAGAACTCTAACTCCACTGAGTTTGCGAACCTGGCCAAGAAGGTGAAGGAGGCG ctGAAGTTCTTATACAGCGGGATCCCGGTCCTGGGCCCCTACTACAAGACGTCGACTGTGACCGCCTTCAG cgAGGGCAGCGTCATCGCCTACTACTGGTCAGAGTTCGACATCCCCAAGCACCTGGTGAAGGAAGCCGAGCAGGCCATGGCGGAGAAGCGCATGGTCACAGTGCCGCCCCGAGCCCGTTCCATGAGCTCCTTCGTGATGACCTCGGTGGTGGCCTTCC CCAGTGACCCCAGAATAGCACAGAACACCCAGGACA ACAGCTGCAGCTTTGCCTTGCACGCCCAGGGCAGCGAGCCCACCCGCttcagcacgcctggcttccccgACAGCCCCTACCCATCTCACGCCCGCTGCCAGTGGACGCTGCGGGGGGACGCTGACTCTGTGCTGAGCCTCACCTTCCGCAGCTTCGATGTCTCCACCTGCGATGAACGTGGCAGtgacttggtcatggtgtatgacaCCCTGAGCCCCGTGGAACCCCGGGCCGTGGTGCA GCTGTGTGGGACCTACCCTCCCTCCTACAACCtgaccttcctctcctcccagaaCGTCCTGCTCATCACGCTGGTGACCAGCACCAAGCGCAGGCACCCCGGCTTCGAGGCTGTGTTCTTCCAGCTGCCCCGGATGAGCA GCTGTGGAGGCTACTTGCGGGCAGCCCAGGGGACATTTAACAGCCCCTACTATCCAGGCCACTACCCGCCCAATGTCAACTGTACCTGGCACATTGAG GTGCCCAGCAACAAAAACGTGAAAGTGCGCTTCAAAGCCTTCTTCCTGCAGGAGCCCAATGTCCCAGTGGGCTCCTGCACCAAGGATTACGTGGAGATCAACGGGGAGAA GTACTGCGGAGAGAGGCCGCAGTTTGTCGCCAGCAGCAGAAGCAACAAGATCACCGTCCACTTCCACTCGGACCAGTCCTACACCGACACCGGATTCCTGGCAGAGTTCCTGTCCTTCGATGCCCATGACC CGTGCCCAGGCAGTTTCATGTGTAACACGGGGCGGTGTATCCGGAAGGAACTTCGCTGTGATGGCTGGGCCGACTGCACTGACTACAGTGATGAGCTCGACTGCA AGTGCAACGCCACCTACCAGTTCACGTGCAGGGACAAGTTCTGCAAGCCCCTGTTCTGGGTCTGTGACTCCGTGAAGGACTGTGAGGACGGCAGCGACGAGGAGGGCTGCA GCTGCCCGCCCGATGCCTTCAAGTGTGACAACGGGAGGTGCCTCCCTCAGAGCCAGCAGTGTGACAGGAAGGACGACTGTGGCGACGGGTCCGATGAGGCCAAGTGCCAAGACG TGAAAGTCGTCACCTGCACCAAACACACCTACCGCTGCCTCAACGGGCTCTGTGTGGACAAGAGCAACCCCCAGTGTGACGGGAACGAGGACTGTGCTGATGGCTCGGATGAGAAGGACTGTG ACTGTGGGCGGCGGTCGTTCACCAGGCAGTCCCGAGTCGTCGGAGGTGAGAATTCAGACCAAGGCGAGTGGCCTTGGCAGGTGAGCCTCCACGCCCTGGGCCAAGGCCACCTGTGCGGGGCCTCTCTCATCTCCCCCAGCTGGATGGTGTCCGCCGCACACTGCTTCATCGACAACAGAGGATTCAG GTACTCGGAACACAGCGTGTGGACGGCCTACCTGGGCCTGCATGACCAGAGCAAGCGCAGCGCCCCGGGGGTGCAGGAGCGCGGGCTGCAGCGCATCATCACGCACCCGTTCTTCAACGACTTCACCTACGACTACGACATCGCGCTGCTGCAACTGGACCGGCCGGTGGAGTACAGCGCCACCATCCGGCCCATCTGCCTGCCCGCGGCCGACCACACCTTCCCCACCGGCAAGGCCATCTGGGTCACCGGCTGGGGCCATACGCAGGAGGCCG GCCAGGGGGCTATGATCCTGCAGAAGGGCGAGATCCGGGTCATCAACCAGACCACTTGTGAGCACCTGCTGCCGCAGCAGATCACCCCACGCATGATTTGTGTGGGCTACCTCAGCGGCGGCGTGGACGCCTGCCAG GGCGACTCCGGGGGCCCCCTGTCCAGCCCGGAGGCGGATGGGCGGATGTTTCAGGCTGGCGTGGTGAGCTGGGGCGAGGGCTGCGCGCAGAGGAACAAGCCCGGTGTGTACACGAGGCTCCCTGTGTTCCGGGACTGGATTAAAGAGCAGATCGGTGTATAG
- the ST14 gene encoding suppressor of tumorigenicity 14 protein isoform X2, which yields MLKNMDGCEEGVEFLPANNSRKVEKGGPRRWVVLVAVLAAFLALSLLAGLLAWHFQDRNVRVQKIFNGYLSVRNENFLDAYENSNSTEFANLAKKVKEALKFLYSGIPVLGPYYKTSTVTAFSEGSVIAYYWSEFDIPKHLVKEAEQAMAEKRMVTVPPRARSMSSFVMTSVVAFPSDPRIAQNTQDNSCSFALHAQGSEPTRFSTPGFPDSPYPSHARCQWTLRGDADSVLSLTFRSFDVSTCDERGSDLVMVYDTLSPVEPRAVVQLCGTYPPSYNLTFLSSQNVLLITLVTSTKRRHPGFEAVFFQLPRMSSCGGYLRAAQGTFNSPYYPGHYPPNVNCTWHIEVPSNKNVKVRFKAFFLQEPNVPVGSCTKDYVEINGEKYCGERPQFVASSRSNKITVHFHSDQSYTDTGFLAEFLSFDAHDPCPGSFMCNTGRCIRKELRCDGWADCTDYSDELDCKCNATYQFTCRDKFCKPLFWVCDSVKDCEDGSDEEGCSCPPDAFKCDNGRCLPQSQQCDRKDDCGDGSDEAKCQDVKVVTCTKHTYRCLNGLCVDKSNPQCDGNEDCADGSDEKDCDCGRRSFTRQSRVVGGENSDQGEWPWQVSLHALGQGHLCGASLISPSWMVSAAHCFIDNRGFRYSEHSVWTAYLGLHDQSKRSAPGVQERGLQRIITHPFFNDFTYDYDIALLQLDRPVEYSATIRPICLPAADHTFPTGKAIWVTGWGHTQEAGQGAMILQKGEIRVINQTTCEHLLPQQITPRMICVGYLSGGVDACQGDSGGPLSSPEADGRMFQAGVVSWGEGCAQRNKPGVYTRLPVFRDWIKEQIGV from the exons AATATGGATGGCTGTGAGGAGGGCGTGGAGTTCTTGCCGGCCAACAACAGCAGGAAGGTGGAGAAGGGCGGCCCGCGGCGGTGGGTGGTTCTGGTGGCCGTGCTGGCCGCCTTCCTGGCGCTGTCCCTCCTGGCGGGGCTCCTGGCGTGGCACTTCCAGG ACCGGAACGTGCGAGTCCAGAAGATCTTCAACGGCTACCTGAGTGTCCGGAACGAGAACTTCCTGGATGCCTACGAGAACTCTAACTCCACTGAGTTTGCGAACCTGGCCAAGAAGGTGAAGGAGGCG ctGAAGTTCTTATACAGCGGGATCCCGGTCCTGGGCCCCTACTACAAGACGTCGACTGTGACCGCCTTCAG cgAGGGCAGCGTCATCGCCTACTACTGGTCAGAGTTCGACATCCCCAAGCACCTGGTGAAGGAAGCCGAGCAGGCCATGGCGGAGAAGCGCATGGTCACAGTGCCGCCCCGAGCCCGTTCCATGAGCTCCTTCGTGATGACCTCGGTGGTGGCCTTCC CCAGTGACCCCAGAATAGCACAGAACACCCAGGACA ACAGCTGCAGCTTTGCCTTGCACGCCCAGGGCAGCGAGCCCACCCGCttcagcacgcctggcttccccgACAGCCCCTACCCATCTCACGCCCGCTGCCAGTGGACGCTGCGGGGGGACGCTGACTCTGTGCTGAGCCTCACCTTCCGCAGCTTCGATGTCTCCACCTGCGATGAACGTGGCAGtgacttggtcatggtgtatgacaCCCTGAGCCCCGTGGAACCCCGGGCCGTGGTGCA GCTGTGTGGGACCTACCCTCCCTCCTACAACCtgaccttcctctcctcccagaaCGTCCTGCTCATCACGCTGGTGACCAGCACCAAGCGCAGGCACCCCGGCTTCGAGGCTGTGTTCTTCCAGCTGCCCCGGATGAGCA GCTGTGGAGGCTACTTGCGGGCAGCCCAGGGGACATTTAACAGCCCCTACTATCCAGGCCACTACCCGCCCAATGTCAACTGTACCTGGCACATTGAG GTGCCCAGCAACAAAAACGTGAAAGTGCGCTTCAAAGCCTTCTTCCTGCAGGAGCCCAATGTCCCAGTGGGCTCCTGCACCAAGGATTACGTGGAGATCAACGGGGAGAA GTACTGCGGAGAGAGGCCGCAGTTTGTCGCCAGCAGCAGAAGCAACAAGATCACCGTCCACTTCCACTCGGACCAGTCCTACACCGACACCGGATTCCTGGCAGAGTTCCTGTCCTTCGATGCCCATGACC CGTGCCCAGGCAGTTTCATGTGTAACACGGGGCGGTGTATCCGGAAGGAACTTCGCTGTGATGGCTGGGCCGACTGCACTGACTACAGTGATGAGCTCGACTGCA AGTGCAACGCCACCTACCAGTTCACGTGCAGGGACAAGTTCTGCAAGCCCCTGTTCTGGGTCTGTGACTCCGTGAAGGACTGTGAGGACGGCAGCGACGAGGAGGGCTGCA GCTGCCCGCCCGATGCCTTCAAGTGTGACAACGGGAGGTGCCTCCCTCAGAGCCAGCAGTGTGACAGGAAGGACGACTGTGGCGACGGGTCCGATGAGGCCAAGTGCCAAGACG TGAAAGTCGTCACCTGCACCAAACACACCTACCGCTGCCTCAACGGGCTCTGTGTGGACAAGAGCAACCCCCAGTGTGACGGGAACGAGGACTGTGCTGATGGCTCGGATGAGAAGGACTGTG ACTGTGGGCGGCGGTCGTTCACCAGGCAGTCCCGAGTCGTCGGAGGTGAGAATTCAGACCAAGGCGAGTGGCCTTGGCAGGTGAGCCTCCACGCCCTGGGCCAAGGCCACCTGTGCGGGGCCTCTCTCATCTCCCCCAGCTGGATGGTGTCCGCCGCACACTGCTTCATCGACAACAGAGGATTCAG GTACTCGGAACACAGCGTGTGGACGGCCTACCTGGGCCTGCATGACCAGAGCAAGCGCAGCGCCCCGGGGGTGCAGGAGCGCGGGCTGCAGCGCATCATCACGCACCCGTTCTTCAACGACTTCACCTACGACTACGACATCGCGCTGCTGCAACTGGACCGGCCGGTGGAGTACAGCGCCACCATCCGGCCCATCTGCCTGCCCGCGGCCGACCACACCTTCCCCACCGGCAAGGCCATCTGGGTCACCGGCTGGGGCCATACGCAGGAGGCCG GCCAGGGGGCTATGATCCTGCAGAAGGGCGAGATCCGGGTCATCAACCAGACCACTTGTGAGCACCTGCTGCCGCAGCAGATCACCCCACGCATGATTTGTGTGGGCTACCTCAGCGGCGGCGTGGACGCCTGCCAG GGCGACTCCGGGGGCCCCCTGTCCAGCCCGGAGGCGGATGGGCGGATGTTTCAGGCTGGCGTGGTGAGCTGGGGCGAGGGCTGCGCGCAGAGGAACAAGCCCGGTGTGTACACGAGGCTCCCTGTGTTCCGGGACTGGATTAAAGAGCAGATCGGTGTATAG
- the ST14 gene encoding suppressor of tumorigenicity 14 protein isoform X1, whose translation MKSERERRGAGGSGGLGAGLKYSSRPENMDGCEEGVEFLPANNSRKVEKGGPRRWVVLVAVLAAFLALSLLAGLLAWHFQDRNVRVQKIFNGYLSVRNENFLDAYENSNSTEFANLAKKVKEALKFLYSGIPVLGPYYKTSTVTAFSEGSVIAYYWSEFDIPKHLVKEAEQAMAEKRMVTVPPRARSMSSFVMTSVVAFPSDPRIAQNTQDNSCSFALHAQGSEPTRFSTPGFPDSPYPSHARCQWTLRGDADSVLSLTFRSFDVSTCDERGSDLVMVYDTLSPVEPRAVVQLCGTYPPSYNLTFLSSQNVLLITLVTSTKRRHPGFEAVFFQLPRMSSCGGYLRAAQGTFNSPYYPGHYPPNVNCTWHIEVPSNKNVKVRFKAFFLQEPNVPVGSCTKDYVEINGEKYCGERPQFVASSRSNKITVHFHSDQSYTDTGFLAEFLSFDAHDPCPGSFMCNTGRCIRKELRCDGWADCTDYSDELDCKCNATYQFTCRDKFCKPLFWVCDSVKDCEDGSDEEGCSCPPDAFKCDNGRCLPQSQQCDRKDDCGDGSDEAKCQDVKVVTCTKHTYRCLNGLCVDKSNPQCDGNEDCADGSDEKDCDCGRRSFTRQSRVVGGENSDQGEWPWQVSLHALGQGHLCGASLISPSWMVSAAHCFIDNRGFRYSEHSVWTAYLGLHDQSKRSAPGVQERGLQRIITHPFFNDFTYDYDIALLQLDRPVEYSATIRPICLPAADHTFPTGKAIWVTGWGHTQEAGQGAMILQKGEIRVINQTTCEHLLPQQITPRMICVGYLSGGVDACQGDSGGPLSSPEADGRMFQAGVVSWGEGCAQRNKPGVYTRLPVFRDWIKEQIGV comes from the exons AATATGGATGGCTGTGAGGAGGGCGTGGAGTTCTTGCCGGCCAACAACAGCAGGAAGGTGGAGAAGGGCGGCCCGCGGCGGTGGGTGGTTCTGGTGGCCGTGCTGGCCGCCTTCCTGGCGCTGTCCCTCCTGGCGGGGCTCCTGGCGTGGCACTTCCAGG ACCGGAACGTGCGAGTCCAGAAGATCTTCAACGGCTACCTGAGTGTCCGGAACGAGAACTTCCTGGATGCCTACGAGAACTCTAACTCCACTGAGTTTGCGAACCTGGCCAAGAAGGTGAAGGAGGCG ctGAAGTTCTTATACAGCGGGATCCCGGTCCTGGGCCCCTACTACAAGACGTCGACTGTGACCGCCTTCAG cgAGGGCAGCGTCATCGCCTACTACTGGTCAGAGTTCGACATCCCCAAGCACCTGGTGAAGGAAGCCGAGCAGGCCATGGCGGAGAAGCGCATGGTCACAGTGCCGCCCCGAGCCCGTTCCATGAGCTCCTTCGTGATGACCTCGGTGGTGGCCTTCC CCAGTGACCCCAGAATAGCACAGAACACCCAGGACA ACAGCTGCAGCTTTGCCTTGCACGCCCAGGGCAGCGAGCCCACCCGCttcagcacgcctggcttccccgACAGCCCCTACCCATCTCACGCCCGCTGCCAGTGGACGCTGCGGGGGGACGCTGACTCTGTGCTGAGCCTCACCTTCCGCAGCTTCGATGTCTCCACCTGCGATGAACGTGGCAGtgacttggtcatggtgtatgacaCCCTGAGCCCCGTGGAACCCCGGGCCGTGGTGCA GCTGTGTGGGACCTACCCTCCCTCCTACAACCtgaccttcctctcctcccagaaCGTCCTGCTCATCACGCTGGTGACCAGCACCAAGCGCAGGCACCCCGGCTTCGAGGCTGTGTTCTTCCAGCTGCCCCGGATGAGCA GCTGTGGAGGCTACTTGCGGGCAGCCCAGGGGACATTTAACAGCCCCTACTATCCAGGCCACTACCCGCCCAATGTCAACTGTACCTGGCACATTGAG GTGCCCAGCAACAAAAACGTGAAAGTGCGCTTCAAAGCCTTCTTCCTGCAGGAGCCCAATGTCCCAGTGGGCTCCTGCACCAAGGATTACGTGGAGATCAACGGGGAGAA GTACTGCGGAGAGAGGCCGCAGTTTGTCGCCAGCAGCAGAAGCAACAAGATCACCGTCCACTTCCACTCGGACCAGTCCTACACCGACACCGGATTCCTGGCAGAGTTCCTGTCCTTCGATGCCCATGACC CGTGCCCAGGCAGTTTCATGTGTAACACGGGGCGGTGTATCCGGAAGGAACTTCGCTGTGATGGCTGGGCCGACTGCACTGACTACAGTGATGAGCTCGACTGCA AGTGCAACGCCACCTACCAGTTCACGTGCAGGGACAAGTTCTGCAAGCCCCTGTTCTGGGTCTGTGACTCCGTGAAGGACTGTGAGGACGGCAGCGACGAGGAGGGCTGCA GCTGCCCGCCCGATGCCTTCAAGTGTGACAACGGGAGGTGCCTCCCTCAGAGCCAGCAGTGTGACAGGAAGGACGACTGTGGCGACGGGTCCGATGAGGCCAAGTGCCAAGACG TGAAAGTCGTCACCTGCACCAAACACACCTACCGCTGCCTCAACGGGCTCTGTGTGGACAAGAGCAACCCCCAGTGTGACGGGAACGAGGACTGTGCTGATGGCTCGGATGAGAAGGACTGTG ACTGTGGGCGGCGGTCGTTCACCAGGCAGTCCCGAGTCGTCGGAGGTGAGAATTCAGACCAAGGCGAGTGGCCTTGGCAGGTGAGCCTCCACGCCCTGGGCCAAGGCCACCTGTGCGGGGCCTCTCTCATCTCCCCCAGCTGGATGGTGTCCGCCGCACACTGCTTCATCGACAACAGAGGATTCAG GTACTCGGAACACAGCGTGTGGACGGCCTACCTGGGCCTGCATGACCAGAGCAAGCGCAGCGCCCCGGGGGTGCAGGAGCGCGGGCTGCAGCGCATCATCACGCACCCGTTCTTCAACGACTTCACCTACGACTACGACATCGCGCTGCTGCAACTGGACCGGCCGGTGGAGTACAGCGCCACCATCCGGCCCATCTGCCTGCCCGCGGCCGACCACACCTTCCCCACCGGCAAGGCCATCTGGGTCACCGGCTGGGGCCATACGCAGGAGGCCG GCCAGGGGGCTATGATCCTGCAGAAGGGCGAGATCCGGGTCATCAACCAGACCACTTGTGAGCACCTGCTGCCGCAGCAGATCACCCCACGCATGATTTGTGTGGGCTACCTCAGCGGCGGCGTGGACGCCTGCCAG GGCGACTCCGGGGGCCCCCTGTCCAGCCCGGAGGCGGATGGGCGGATGTTTCAGGCTGGCGTGGTGAGCTGGGGCGAGGGCTGCGCGCAGAGGAACAAGCCCGGTGTGTACACGAGGCTCCCTGTGTTCCGGGACTGGATTAAAGAGCAGATCGGTGTATAG